GTTGAGAAAATCCAGTACCACAGCCGCGTTGGCTGAATAAAAATTGCCGTCCCCAACCGAAGTCACCTTTTCTAGGAAGCGCCCTGCTGATCTCCCTTCACCTCCTCTTCCTCGCAGACAAATTGTCTGGAGTCTATACATAGCACAACACTCTCCCACCATTTCTCCTCACAAGCAGCTCCCAGCTTACAATATTAATCTCGACTCTTGATCACAGCACAAAAAGCAACTACAGTATTATATAGAAACACAGCAAGACGTTTCAATTTCCTTTtccaagagaaagaaaatggcaGAGAAAGTGAACCAGCAAGCATACCCCTCAGCACCAACACATAAGCAGCCGAGCAGAGATGAAGAATCGGCAACTTTACAATCCGATCAGGAGCTCCGAAAGAAGAAAAGGATCAAGTTGGGCATATATATTGCTGCGTTTATTGTGTTTCAGGTCATAGTTATCACGGCATTTTCACTCACTGTGATGCGTGTGAAGACCCCCAAGGTCAGGTTGGGAACGGTCACGCTTCAAGATGTGAAGACTGGAAACCAAACATCACCTTTGTTTGACATAAGCTTCACGACCCAAGTAAGGATCAAGAACAACAACTTTGGCCCCTACAAATATGAAAGCACCAATGCCATGTTCACTTACCAAGGCGTGACAGTAGGGCAAGTCAGTATTCCTAAGGGTAAAGCTGGGTTCCGTTCTACTAAAACAGTTACTGTTACTGTGAGCGTGAATTCAAATGCCCTGCCAATGAGCACGACTTCGAGTACTCTCGGAAGTGAATTGGGTGCAGGGGTGTTGACTCTAAATAGCCATGCCAAACTCAGTGGGAAAGTGGAATTGATGTttgtgatgaagaagaagaaggccgCCAAAATGAACTGCACCATGCCCATCCATTTGTCAACAAAGGTTGTCCAATTGAATTGCGACTGAACATATGTATAACAGTTTAGcagttttctttgtttttgtcttttagttttagtttttagtttttgttgaatttgtagttttttttttttttgaatccatTTTGTgagaatagaatatatatttttttaaatttattaggtCTCGTACGTATTTGTCACTACTTCCTTGAGCATATGCTCCTGCATGGTTTCTTACATATAGACACACATGCACACGTGttatttctctttcaaatgGATCTTAATCTGAATCAAACTACCATCAATATTGGCTCAAGGTTGATATTAATAAAAGCATTCTAGTTGTAATGTAAAGGGGAATGCTATTTAATAACAATGTCGTCTTCTcatgatttttaaaatacatgGCATATGGCTGCACCAGTACCATATATAGGTTCGTATACATATGATGTTGAGAGGATATTCCTGTGTGTTGACGAAATGAGTCACTTTTTTGGCTATTATTACTAGAAGCAACATAAAGAAATCAAATCTGCCCAAGTATTATATCATGTGAACAAAACAGTACCACCTACACTTCTACTTTcaaggaaaattatttatatgtataGAAAGAATCATGTTTAGATACACAATATAATGTATTAAGTACCACTTTTTCTGTGGACCTCACAACAAATTGGACATTTGGAAGATATACTTTTCACACTAGTAGTCCTCCAAAAGAAGAACATACTCAAAAGAGGGAATTGTTGGGCTTTTATGTGTGGAGTCTTATTATGTTTGTAGTGGCCCAATTTTATGACCTTAAGGGTGTTGAATCGGGCTGGATTTTTTCTAGTCTAATTTGAAACCCGGAATCATGGTGAATTCGGGCAGTTAATGAAACTCGAATCCAGTTACGGATCTAGTTTTATTACCTAGTATTCGTAACTGGATccccttctcttttttttttcaaaaaaaaatctgctttaaCAAAAACAGTGTCGTTCATATTCTTACTACCCAAACTCTAAAGAAGACTCTCAAATCCTCTCATTTTTTCCAAGTGTCTCTCAACTCTCAAGTGACCAAGTCATCGTCTCTGCCTTGTGCCTTCTCTCTCATCTCTTGAACCCCAAACCCTAGCAAGAATCACAAGCCATTGTTCGTTGCCATCGGTGAGAGGGCGCCGCCGTACATATCCATAGGACCACATCATTCATTGCCGCTGATGACAATTTTgtcctctctgtctctctcaaatGTCGCCGTTATCAGTACggtcatctctctctttctctactcTATTTTAGTCTTGAAGTGAATTTCAATTTGATTATGAGTGTTGGATTGTTGAGTGTTGGattgttggtttttgtttgtaAACGATGGGTGTTTAAGGATTTTTGTGTTTTAGGGTTTTGTTTGTAAATAATGGAGAACCAACATTAATTcaagtatattttttatttcacaaaATGAGGAAAGCTATGTACCCAAATGTGAACGAAATTTGTGAGATTTACATGTTCCTCAGAAAATTTTTTGCAGTTTTgcaaaaaattttcattgtagaaaattttcaaattaatgatCTTTGACTCGATGCCTCTCCTCACATCAATCACTTGAGaactatatatacacatatatataatatcttttctttttggttttaaagaaaaacaaattaattagtCTGAAATGGgtaaaagtgaagaaaaatctaTAAGTTTCAAATTATGTGTCTAAATATTCTTACTAAATGGAACTCAACATACCAAATACTTAGTGTtgctaaaaaatacaaaagagcTTTTGTGCTAATGGGAGTGAAGGAGTCCCAGCTTTTGGAGCCTCCATTTGAATATCTATAATTggcttgtatttttattaagcGTCTAAAAAACATTTCTGCTTAAGGTAGCCCTCTTCCTTCAACTTCAGCAACTTAAACATATGGACTCTCACCCTATGCATTGAAAACTCTTCTTTATGCACTAAATTAGACTGCCAACTCTTGAGTGCAATATTGTATATCATACCACTCTTGATGTGAAAACTGCCAAGGAGTTCAAATTCCCAAGAATACAAGTCAAATTTAGAGGATCAAGTAAGTATTATAGAGAGGGAGATTAATATTTAATGGGTATAATTTGTATCGTAGAAGGACATGAAATTAGTGTTAGTACCAATAtcctaattaaaataaatgctcTTAGTAGCTGCCTTTGCCCATTAAGtaattaaaatcatatatatatttccatccTTCGGGCTTGGAGAAACCTCAGCGAAGGAACTACTTCAAATATTATAGATCCTAGAGTATTGATGTTCTCAACTCTCTGTCAAAATTGGAGTGTTCTAAAATCTGTGTAAATGCAAGCAGGCCTTTATTTGTATCTTCATTTTATCTTTTGGCAGCTGAATTTAAGGTTTTATTGatcttcctttctctttttggcAGCTTTTGGGTTTAGTTTATGAGGTATTAATGGAAAATCTCATGGACTCATATTCCATATGCGCATCATGGAATAAATCAAGCTAATGGATCTGCATCATCTGCTGGAACCAAAAAGGTAATAAATCCTACAAGAGATTTGGGATTATATATTTAGCAAAATGTTTTCATAACTAGTTTGTTGAATTCAATATGTTTGCTTGATTACATTTCTCAATAATTGGCAGGCTCGACCATTGGTGTTGGAAGGAGCATTCCCTGAGTTAATGGATGATGACTCCAAGGATTATGACCCATGTTAACGTTGTGTTTCGTATGCCCTTGGGCCGGACTTCTTGGGGGCTCAAGCATTCTCTTAACTGCATACATAAAATCACTCACAGTTCCAGCAGCCTAGGGGGTCGTCGAATGGAGCCTCTGATACTTAAGTTAATCTCGTTTAGAGGAAAACTCTCAGGAGATGTGGAGTTCTTTTTTTAACCTACCTTTCTATGGTGCTCGAGGGGATACTTAAACTTGTCTCAAGGGTTGGGAGCTCCATGCCCTACCTCCTTGAGTGGCCCCTGTTAGAGCCCAATTAATGATGATTGGCTTGAGGAGGGTGTCAGATCATGTTGTCTCATCGAGGTGGCGTGCTGCTTCTTCCCTGGCATTAGGAGTGCTAAGTGCCCTTTGGATCACAATCCACCCAGCCCATTGGCTTGACCTACGTCCTCTTGGGCTATGATACCTACTGTTATGTGGCCCGGAGCCGGACAGCCTTAGGTCTGGCCTTGGGCCGGGTGCCATGCCTGCTTGGGTTGGGTCGAACTACTGGGAGAAATTTTTCCCCCTAACAACCCATATGGAGTTTATGGTGTTTTGTGTCGttgcattattattagtttaatttgttgtgatatattattatttattttgttatttgtaaatttatgctttgcattgtgatgtatcaacaatattatctattttgcatttttatttatttttttataaaataaaatttaaaaagtgtttaaattattttttaaaaaaatctggggaatttaaacatgatatcagattttttttttttaaagtgctatattttttaaaaaaaagttttaaagtctttttcttttaaaaaaaaattaaaaacccagATTAAATTCAGTTATAATCCAAATATGTGGGTTTTAagtcaaaaaatgaaaaaattcgGATATCCAGATTGAATCCGATTTTCAGCCTGTTTTTTAGAATCCAGATCTGAATCCAGTTATGGCCGGATATCCAAATCCGGTTGCACACCCCTAGATGACCCAACCCATTGTTTAGGGTTAGGTATGTTGTTAAACTATGTAAATTTTGTATCATGTGTGGTTGATTTcacttcttgttttattttttttcttatcattgCTAACAAAGTTACAAACAATAAGGAGAGTAACACAATCAGAAATAATAGAATTAAGTGTCCAAAAAGTGTGGCTTGGTTCCTAACTTGAGGAGTGCCCAAGCTAATGATAAAGGTAAGAACACTTTCCGATCAAGTC
This is a stretch of genomic DNA from Carya illinoinensis cultivar Pawnee chromosome 3, C.illinoinensisPawnee_v1, whole genome shotgun sequence. It encodes these proteins:
- the LOC122305616 gene encoding late embryogenesis abundant protein At1g64065-like, whose protein sequence is MAEKVNQQAYPSAPTHKQPSRDEESATLQSDQELRKKKRIKLGIYIAAFIVFQVIVITAFSLTVMRVKTPKVRLGTVTLQDVKTGNQTSPLFDISFTTQVRIKNNNFGPYKYESTNAMFTYQGVTVGQVSIPKGKAGFRSTKTVTVTVSVNSNALPMSTTSSTLGSELGAGVLTLNSHAKLSGKVELMFVMKKKKAAKMNCTMPIHLSTKVVQLNCD